One Brassica napus cultivar Da-Ae chromosome C4, Da-Ae, whole genome shotgun sequence genomic region harbors:
- the LOC106446645 gene encoding uncharacterized protein LOC106446645, which translates to MQRCQDQRINLGELKGHIVKKIGVERSKKYFYYLSRFLCHKLAKREFDKSCFRVLGRENLSLHNHLIRSILRNATVSKSPPTVQDLARPVQSGGDGSLVPYHNNQNGPVWSNGKVEHMLQQPVCSNVGLENGDLSRFDDQRSGRYGREGEFLGPSKNLGAVNVSVSSPLVAPLGIPICSASVGGRTVPVSTVMSCLPETEMVRKRMESIAVAHGLEGVSMECANTLNAMLDVYLKKLIKSCTDLVGARSTKQQSQNSLQDHHYSVSLLDFRTAMELNPQQLGENWPTLRERISVRSFEEQDLEV; encoded by the coding sequence ATGCAACGTTGCCAAGATCAGAGGATTAATCTTGGTGAACTGAAAGGTCACATTGTGAAGAAGATTGGTGTTGAAAGatctaaaaagtatttttactaCCTAAGTAGGTTCCTGTGTCATAAGCTTGCAAAGAGGGAGTTTGATAAGTCATGTTTCAGGGTGTTAGGGAGGGAGAATCTCTCTCTACACAACCACTTGATCCGTTCCATCTTGAGAAACGCAACTGTCTCCAAGTCCCCACCAACAGTTCAAGATCTGGCCAGGCCTGTTCAGAGTGGAGGAGATGGATCTTTAGTCCCTTACCATAATAATCAGAATGGTCCTGTTTGGTCCAACGGGAAGGTTGAACATATGTTGCAACAGCCAGTTTGTAGTAATGTCGGTTTAGAAAACGGTGATTTGAGTCGGTTTGATGATCAAAGATCAGGCAGATATGGAAGAGAAGGTGAGTTTCTTGGCCCAAGTAAAAATCTTGGAGCTGTAAATGTATCAGTGAGTAGTCCTCTGGTCGCACCTCTAGGGATACCGATTTGTTCAGCTAGTGTCGGTGGTAGAACGGTTCCTGTTTCAACCGTAATGAGTTGCTTACCAGAGACAGAGATGGTGAGGAAAAGGATGGAGAGTATTGCAGTAGCACATGGTCTTGAAGGTGTTTCGATGGAGTGTGCTAATACGTTGAATGCCATGTTGGACGTTTATCTCAAGAAGCTGATCAAATCTTGCACTGATTTGGTCGGAGCTCGGTCCACCAAGCAGCAGAGTCAGAACAGTTTGCAAGATCATCATTACTCTGTGTCACTGCTTGATTTTAGAACGGCCATGGAGTTAAATCCACAACAGCTTGGCGAAAACTGGCCTACTCTCCGAGAGAGAATATCCGTGAGGTCTTTCGAGGAACAAGACTTGGAGGTGTGA
- the LOC111205415 gene encoding RING-H2 finger protein ATL67-like, with amino-acid sequence MENSSLKVEISAQVTSQGLSLGLLNSVLISQCREIEEFLVDESDDGNITSLGSYPDSSFRAQLSLVRFEDFEPTTVHQQIKTRFNDPVLSRLITDQIVLDSQRKDLPQGPLLITVFLKFTKKEYIVAPFSSAPWTTAKVEGSCGICLEEMSEEGSEQEALCQPPECVHMFHEDCLTNWLDRHDSCPLCRQSPNPLTNKPSEALEKLGEGFE; translated from the coding sequence ATGGAAAATAGCTCACTCAAAGTAGAGATCAGTGCACAGGTAACGTCTCAAGGACTGTCCTTAGGGTTattaaactctgtcttgattagtCAATGTCGGGAAATCGAAGAGTTTCTCGTAGACGAGAGTGATGATGGTAACATAACGAGTCTCGGTTCTTACCCCGATTCTTCTTTTCGTGCCCAACTATCCCTTGTCAGGTTCGAAGACTTCGAACCAACCACAGTTCATCAGCAAATCAAGACCCGCTTCAACGACCCGGTCTTGTCCCGACTTATCACCGATCAGATTGTTCTCGACTCACAACGGAAAGACTTGCCGCAAGGACCCTTGTTGATCACGGTATTCCTCAAATTTACAAAGAAAGAGTACATTGTCGCTCCTTTTAGTTCTGCTCCTTGGACGACAGCGAAAGTAGAAGGATCTTGTGGGATTTGTCTTGAGGAGATGTCTGAAGAGGGGTCGGAACAAGAAGCCCTATGCCAACCGCCTGAATGTGTGCATATGTTTCATGAAGATTGCTTGACCAATTGGTTAGATCGACATGACTCTTGCCCTCTCTGTCGCCAATCCCCAAACCCTTTAACCAACAAACCCAGTGAAGCTTTGGAGAAGTTAGGAGAAGGTTTTGAGTAA
- the LOC106446644 gene encoding selenoprotein H, which produces MAPKKSDGEGKAKPTTVTTPVRQTRSMDRKTRSQTRHDSPGGGSSSSKLFTFESPEKKKRKPKAKDAGPATKKIKQEKEDDDDVAAAKEEGDDGAEHKRIVIEHCKQCKSFKERANELKDGLEIAVPGIIVTVNADKPRRGCFEIREEGGQTFVSLLDMKRPFKEMKDLDMEQVIADIVEKLK; this is translated from the exons ATGGCGCCGAAGAAGAGTGACGGAGAAGGGAAGGCGAAACCTACGACGGTGACTACGCCAGTAAGGCAGACTCGAAGCATGGATCGGAAGACTCGGAGCCAAACTCGGCATGACTCGCCCGGTGGCGGTTCTTCCTCCTCCAAGCTCTTCACCTTCGAGTCTcctgagaagaagaaaaggaagcCGAAAGCCAAGGACGCTGGACCGGCGACTAAGAAGATCAAGCAAGAAAAGGAGGACGACGACGACGTCGCGGCTgcaaaagaagaaggagacgaCGGCGCTGAGCACAAGAGGATCGTAATCGAGCACTG CAAACAATGCAAATCTTTCAAGGAGAGGGCCAACGAGCTGAAGGATGGTCTCGAGATAGCTGTGCCTGGCATCATTGTGACTGTGAATGCTGACAAG CCAAGGCGTGGTTGCTTTGAGATTCGTGAGGAAGGTGGTCAGACGTTTGTCAGTCTCTTG GATATGAAGCGCCCATTTAAGGAGATGAAGGATCTTGATATGGAACAGGTCATTGCAGACATCGTAGAGAAGCTTAAATGA
- the LOC106449918 gene encoding fasciclin-like arabinogalactan protein 3, giving the protein MCLKASSSLLSLAILLGVSSIVSAVNITRALDKYPEFSTMTELLAKAKLTPIINKRQTITLLALSNDAIGSISGRPEDELKNILMNHVVLDFYDGLKLKAIKDKSTMLTTLYQSTGLGQQQNGFLKCSKTNGKIYFGSAVKGAPQTAEYITTVFRNPFNLSVVQISMPIVAPGLGDPVEVPPTPPVSSPPAPSPKEAADAPAPGPAEEEGYADSPPGGAPETAPASAPSEDGSPAPAPAPGPGPENSGKKKMAAADEAEPPTSASNTGLSFVAILVLSFVASFAGF; this is encoded by the coding sequence ATGTGTCTCAAGGcctcttcttctctcctctctctcgcCATCTTACTCGGTGTCTCTTCCATCGTATCAGCGGTTAACATAACCAGAGCACTCGATAAATACCCTGAATTCAGCACCATGACCGAGCTTTTGGCCAAGGCCAAGCTCACACCAATTATCAACAAACGTCAGACAATCACTCTGTTGGCTCTTAGCAACGATGCTATCGGTTCCATCTCTGGTCGACCCGAGGACGAGCTCAAGAACATTCTAATGAACCATGTGGTTCTTGACTTCTACGATGGGCTCAAGCTCAAGGCTATTAAGGACAAGAGCACAATGCTCACCACACTTTACCAGTCCACTGGTTTAGGCCAACAACAAAACGGTTTCCTCAAGTGCAGCAAAACTAACGGAAAGATTTACTTCGGGTCTGCTGTGAAAGGCGCTCCTCAAACCGCTGAATACATCACCACCGTGTTCCGTAACCCATTCAATCTCTCTGTGGTCCAGATAAGCATGCCCATTGTGGCTCCTGGACTGGGGGATCCGGTTGAGGTTCCTCCCACACCACCCGTGTCTTCACCACCGGCTCCATCTCCCAAGGAGGCTGCAGACGCTCCAGCTCCTGGACCAGCTGAGGAAGAGGGTTACGCAGATTCTCCCCCCGGTGGAGCTCCAGAAACCGCACCTGCATCAGCTCCATCAGAAGATGGTTCTCCTGCTCCAGCTCCAGCTCCAGGTCCAGGTCCAGAAAATTCCGGTAAGAAGAAGATGGCAGCAGCTGATGAGGCTGAACCACCTACGTCTGCTTCTAACACCGGTTTGAGCTTTGTTGCAATTCTAGTTCTCAGTTTTGTGGCTAGCTTTGCTGGATTCTAA